Proteins encoded within one genomic window of Alphaproteobacteria bacterium:
- a CDS encoding inositol monophosphatase, with translation MTQPPAQDLESRHALAEAVAREAGIYALGRFRDRAGLDIGSKGAHDDVSDADRQTEALIRRRIAEAFPDDGILGEEGGRSEARNDWLWVVDPIDGTSCFVAGIPVWCVSVAAVHAGRAVIGVVEDPNAGETFSARAGGPATLNGSPIGPSGAIGLGGGSVGVGHSMRIRPAETIGFMTRLLEGGGMFQRNGSGALMLSYVAAGRLIGYYEAHINSWDCLAALVLIECAGGWHNDFLAGDGLTRGNPVLAAAPGVADALRGLAGL, from the coding sequence ATGACCCAACCGCCAGCCCAGGACCTCGAGTCGCGCCACGCCCTGGCCGAGGCGGTCGCGCGCGAGGCCGGGATCTATGCCCTCGGCCGTTTCCGCGACCGGGCCGGCCTCGACATCGGTTCGAAGGGCGCCCACGACGACGTCTCCGACGCCGACCGGCAGACCGAGGCCCTGATCCGCCGCCGCATTGCCGAGGCGTTTCCCGACGACGGGATCCTCGGCGAGGAAGGGGGCCGCAGCGAGGCCCGCAACGACTGGCTGTGGGTCGTGGATCCGATCGACGGCACCTCCTGCTTCGTCGCCGGCATTCCGGTCTGGTGCGTGTCGGTGGCGGCGGTCCATGCCGGGCGCGCGGTGATCGGCGTGGTCGAGGACCCGAATGCGGGCGAGACCTTCTCGGCCCGCGCCGGCGGCCCTGCCACGCTCAACGGCAGCCCGATCGGGCCCAGCGGCGCGATCGGGCTCGGCGGTGGCAGCGTCGGCGTCGGCCATTCGATGCGGATCCGGCCGGCGGAGACGATCGGCTTCATGACCCGCTTGCTCGAAGGCGGCGGCATGTTCCAGCGCAACGGCTCCGGCGCGCTGATGCTCAGCTACGTCGCCGCCGGGCGGCTGATCGGCTATTACGAGGCGCACATCAACAGCTGGGACTGCCTGGCCGCGCTGGTGCTGATCGAATGCGCCGGCGGCTGGCACAACGACTTCCTGGCCGGCGACGGGCTGACCAGGGGCAATCCCGTGCTCGCCGCCGCGCCGGGGGTGGCGGACGCGCTGCGCGGCCTCGCGGGCCTGTAG